Proteins encoded by one window of Homo sapiens chromosome 10, GRCh38.p14 Primary Assembly:
- the LOC124902392 gene encoding uncharacterized protein LOC124902392 yields MRAKLLPFVPHAVLGSLLFAHGRWGRGGSAGGSGRPRLASPVRTQGFTGAPLRFLWQRGSSTQPRSRGRGRLRRAPSSSLWPPQPPASSCSCFSSSSSRSEWALDLSTSLCPRTVNCGGEKRNLSSQRAFRWSRTPQRKTHAAPRGADAATLDIAAQLGLPVSRAA; encoded by the coding sequence ATGCGCGCGAAGCTTTTGCCGTTTGTACCGCACGCGGTTCTCGGATCTCTGCTTTTCGCGCACGGCCggtgggggcggggaggaagCGCGGGTGGGAGTGGGCGGCCGCGGTTAGCTTCTCCTGTCCGAACGCAGGGTTTCACTGGGGCGCCGCTACGGTTCCTATGGCAACGCGGCTCCTCGACGCAGCCCAGGAGTCGCGGTCGCGGGAGGCTGCGCCGCGCACCGAGCTCTTCCCTGTGGCCGCCGCAGCCGCCAGCCTCTTCCTGCTCatgcttttcctcatcttcatctcgGTCTGAGTGGGCTCTGGACCTCTCCACCAGCCTCTGCCCCAGAACTGTTAACTGCgggggggaaaaaaggaatttGTCGTCGCAACGCGCGTTCCGATGGAGCCGCACGCCACAAAGGAAGACTCATGCTGCACCCCGCGGGGCAGATGCGGCGACACTGGACATCGCTGCACAGCTGGGTCTGCCCGTTTCCAGAGCTGCTTAG